In Phyllostomus discolor isolate MPI-MPIP mPhyDis1 chromosome 2, mPhyDis1.pri.v3, whole genome shotgun sequence, the following are encoded in one genomic region:
- the LOC114490007 gene encoding keratin-associated protein 27-1 has translation MPPSHRPLLRGPRGAPPLSAIEHSSPPPCLGNGVFLPSSCHSRTWLLDRAEESRGLKPEPCPRDSGVPRSCLPAVVLVAGSHASTRERTMCPSGGSSAECRCESQPCTPARSQPAGFATQSCPPGSHGAKPCPSRTDASTQCPAPECGLSQGHPQDPGPRPCRPPAPGTPSPQLLGPSSDTGEPPCCVTGGWGRPCE, from the coding sequence ATGCCCCCCAGCCACCGCCCCTTGCTCAGGGGCCCCCGCGGCGCCCCACCGCTCTCTGCCATCGAGCACAGCTCACCTCCCCCGTGCCTCGGCAACGGGGTGTTTCTGCCCAGCAGCTGCCACAGCAGGACCTGGCTGCTGGACCGGGCGGAGGAATCCCGAGGCCTCAAGCCGGAGCCGTGCCCGCGGGACAGCGGCGTGCCACGCTCTTGCCTCCCCGCGGTTGTCCTCGTGGCCGGCTCCCATGCCAGCACCCGTGAAAGGACCATGTGCCCGTCAGGAGGCTCCTCAGCGGAGTGCAGGTGCGAGTCTCAGCCGTGTACCCCAGCACGCAGCCAGCCGGCGGGCTTTGCCACCCAGAGCTGCCCCCCTGGGAGCCACGGGGCAAAGCCCTGCCCCTCCCGGACTGATGCATCTACGCAGTGCCCAGCCCCGGAGTGTGGACTCAGCCAGGGCCACCCTCAGGAccccggccccaggccctgcaggcctCCGGCCCCTGGCACGCCCAGCCCGCAGCTCCTGGGGCCTTCCTCTGACACTGGTGAGCCCCCCTGCTGTGTGACCGGCGGTTGGGGACGGCCCTGTGAGTGA